In one window of Borrelia anserina Es DNA:
- the gltX gene encoding glutamate--tRNA ligase, producing MIFHKRIFFIRRGYVLSVRVRYAPSPTGLQHIGGIRTALFNYFFAKSCGGKFLLRIEDTDQTRYFKEAEEDLYQSLKWLGIDFDEGPTCGGPYAPYVQSQRTEIYQEYAKKLIELGNAYYCYCMPERLERIRKIQAVNKMATGYDRHCRNLSESEVKEALNSGINPVIRFKVPLDGETCFNDVLLDKVTWANRDINPDPIILKSDGFPTYHLANVVDDHLMEVSHVLRAQEWVSSGPLHVLLYNAFGWKPPIYCHLPMVMGSDGQKLSKRHGATALKQFIDDGYLPEAIVNYITLLGWSYDSKSEFFTANELKKLFSIEKVNKSPAVFDYTKLDFFNSHYIRAKEDNELARLLIPFLQNVGYIKKDLSSCDEQKLMLLVPLIKTRIRKLSEAVTMLKCFYEDIKTWNLDEFLGKRRTAGDIYLLLEKIKPVLEGFETRISHENEKIFYDFAKENNLKIGEVLLPIRISVLGSKVSPPLFDSLKLLGKIKVFHRINEAQKFLKRHGL from the coding sequence ATGATATTTCACAAAAGGATATTTTTTATTAGAAGAGGTTATGTTTTGAGTGTAAGAGTTAGATATGCACCTTCTCCTACTGGTTTACAGCATATTGGAGGGATTAGAACAGCTCTATTTAATTATTTTTTTGCCAAATCTTGTGGTGGAAAATTTTTGCTTAGAATAGAAGATACGGATCAGACTAGATATTTTAAAGAGGCAGAAGAAGATCTATATCAAAGTTTAAAATGGCTTGGTATTGATTTTGATGAGGGCCCTACTTGTGGAGGTCCTTATGCCCCTTATGTTCAGTCACAAAGAACAGAAATATATCAAGAGTATGCTAAAAAATTGATTGAATTGGGTAATGCTTATTATTGTTATTGTATGCCTGAGAGATTAGAGAGGATCAGAAAGATTCAAGCTGTTAATAAGATGGCAACGGGTTATGATAGACATTGCAGGAACTTGAGTGAATCTGAGGTGAAGGAAGCTTTAAATTCAGGAATAAATCCTGTTATTAGATTTAAGGTTCCTCTTGATGGAGAGACTTGTTTTAACGATGTCTTACTTGACAAAGTTACATGGGCAAATAGGGATATTAATCCTGATCCGATTATTCTTAAATCCGATGGATTTCCAACTTATCATCTTGCAAATGTTGTTGATGATCACTTAATGGAAGTTTCTCATGTATTAAGAGCTCAAGAGTGGGTTTCCTCAGGTCCTCTGCATGTACTTCTTTATAATGCTTTTGGATGGAAGCCTCCCATTTATTGTCATCTTCCAATGGTAATGGGAAGTGATGGGCAAAAATTAAGTAAAAGACATGGTGCTACAGCTTTAAAACAATTTATTGATGATGGATATCTTCCTGAAGCTATTGTTAATTATATTACCTTACTTGGTTGGTCTTATGATAGTAAGAGTGAATTTTTTACGGCGAATGAACTTAAAAAACTATTCTCTATTGAAAAAGTCAATAAATCTCCTGCTGTTTTTGACTATACTAAATTAGATTTTTTTAATAGTCATTATATTAGAGCAAAAGAAGATAATGAGTTGGCCAGGCTTTTAATTCCGTTCTTACAAAATGTAGGTTACATTAAAAAAGACCTTAGTTCTTGTGATGAGCAAAAATTAATGCTTTTAGTTCCTCTAATAAAGACAAGGATTAGAAAACTTAGTGAAGCTGTAACTATGCTTAAGTGTTTTTATGAGGATATTAAAACGTGGAATTTGGATGAGTTTTTAGGTAAGAGAAGAACTGCAGGTGATATTTATTTGCTCTTAGAAAAGATTAAGCCAGTATTGGAGGGATTTGAAACAAGGATATCTCATGAAAATGAAAAAATTTTTTATGACTTTGCTAAGGAGAATAATCTAAAAATAGGGGAAGTTTTGCTTCCAATTAGGATTTCAGTTCTTGGAAGTAAGGTATCACCTCCTCTTTTTGATTCTTTGAAATTACTTGGGAAGATTAAAGTTTTTCATAGAATAAATGAGGCACAGAAATTTTTAAAAAGACATGGATTATGA
- a CDS encoding HD-GYP domain-containing protein, which translates to MQSFDDLTKDIKNFSYVIDKDFLVWPINSLLKPENIELIEKWDLKHELKIQRTFFNEALIRETEKLINIEYDEESIANYHILISNLEEIYETCKKNKKIYYQDVLPTVKKVIEFYKKNQQTFIKYMKLPKLLSDYHIVHSINTAILTVALGNEMNLNNHKTVELCTIALLHKIGFLFIPLKISAKKEKLSNEEFEIIKKYPVLGHQILSTTNFSQSICSAILTHKENLDGSGYPNQLKSENINIEANIIGAASSYSAILLDRIYKGALNSGASLIELIQDADKKFDKRVLKLIIKVLSQCPIDFIVELNDNSIAKIIKINETNINTPYIKYIIKDGKIVFPSSEEQNYIKSIPKTETGIKKILRQDEIEFILKKYELKEM; encoded by the coding sequence ATGCAAAGCTTTGATGATTTAACCAAAGATATAAAAAATTTTTCATATGTAATAGATAAAGATTTCCTAGTATGGCCTATAAACTCTCTTTTAAAACCTGAGAATATCGAACTCATTGAAAAATGGGATCTCAAACATGAACTCAAAATTCAAAGAACATTCTTTAATGAGGCATTAATACGAGAAACAGAAAAGCTTATCAATATAGAATATGATGAGGAGTCTATTGCAAACTATCACATACTAATAAGCAACTTAGAAGAAATATACGAAACTTGCAAAAAAAACAAAAAAATTTACTACCAAGACGTACTTCCAACTGTCAAAAAAGTAATAGAATTTTATAAAAAAAACCAACAAACATTCATCAAATATATGAAACTACCTAAACTCTTATCTGACTACCATATTGTCCACTCAATAAATACCGCAATACTAACTGTTGCGCTTGGAAACGAGATGAACTTAAACAACCATAAAACGGTTGAACTCTGCACAATAGCTCTCCTACACAAAATAGGTTTCTTATTTATCCCTTTAAAGATAAGTGCAAAAAAAGAAAAATTAAGCAATGAAGAATTTGAAATAATAAAAAAATATCCCGTGCTTGGCCATCAAATACTCTCAACCACTAATTTTTCACAATCGATCTGTTCAGCAATTCTAACCCATAAAGAAAACTTAGATGGTTCAGGATATCCCAACCAGCTTAAAAGTGAAAATATAAATATTGAAGCCAATATAATAGGTGCTGCTAGTTCCTACAGTGCAATCCTTCTAGATCGAATATATAAAGGAGCTCTAAACTCTGGTGCATCCCTTATCGAACTAATACAAGATGCTGATAAAAAATTTGATAAAAGAGTTCTAAAACTAATAATCAAGGTGCTCTCTCAATGCCCTATAGACTTTATTGTTGAACTTAACGATAACTCAATTGCTAAAATAATAAAAATTAATGAAACGAATATTAATACTCCATATATAAAATACATAATAAAAGACGGAAAGATCGTATTTCCCTCTAGTGAAGAGCAAAACTATATCAAATCCATACCTAAAACAGAAACAGGAATAAAAAAAATACTAAGACAAGATGAAATAGAATTTATTTTAAAAAAATATGAATTAAAAGAAATGTAA
- a CDS encoding 5'-methylthioadenosine/adenosylhomocysteine nucleosidase, producing MILITSAMDEEATEINKIIENKKEITLNDYSSEKKIYKGEIAGHEVISLTTGIGKVNAAMWNSYIISKYKITHIINSGTAGGIKEYANLKIADIIVSSQIAFHDFNLTKFGHKIGQVPGFPQKFKADENLLSKVVNIIKDKLQKINVHIGLILTGDQFIGDEKQLEAIKTNFADALAVEMESAAIAQIAYTFKIPFIVTRSVSDLTNIKDNHIDFNKFLQDASINSAKLVKELIKLI from the coding sequence ATGATTTTAATAACATCAGCAATGGATGAAGAAGCAACAGAAATAAATAAGATTATAGAAAACAAAAAAGAAATTACATTAAATGATTATTCAAGTGAAAAAAAAATCTATAAAGGAGAAATTGCGGGACACGAAGTAATTTCTCTAACTACTGGCATTGGAAAAGTAAATGCTGCTATGTGGAATAGCTACATCATATCAAAATATAAAATCACTCACATAATCAACTCAGGAACTGCTGGTGGGATCAAAGAATATGCAAATCTTAAAATAGCAGATATCATAGTATCATCACAAATAGCATTTCATGATTTTAATTTAACTAAATTTGGACATAAAATAGGACAAGTACCAGGTTTTCCACAAAAATTTAAAGCAGATGAAAATTTATTAAGCAAAGTTGTTAATATTATTAAAGACAAACTTCAAAAAATTAATGTTCATATCGGTTTAATACTTACAGGTGATCAATTTATTGGAGATGAAAAACAATTAGAAGCAATAAAGACTAATTTCGCAGATGCCTTAGCTGTAGAAATGGAAAGTGCCGCAATTGCACAAATAGCATACACATTCAAAATACCTTTTATTGTCACTCGTTCTGTATCTGACTTAACAAATATCAAAGATAATCACATAGACTTTAACAAATTCTTACAAGATGCATCAATTAACTCAGCCAAGCTAGTAAAAGAGCTTATAAAACTCATATAG
- the metK gene encoding methionine adenosyltransferase: MLNNNLTSTSEAVSEGHPDKIADQISDAILDEILKRDKMAKVACEALVSQNLVVIAGEINSKAKNELDVKEIAKQTIKNIGYTNIEYGLDYKSATIIDAIGSQSIDITNAVEKKNTKDIGAGDQGIIFGYACNETENFLPIAYELSNLILQKASKLRKSGEIKWLRPDAKSQVTIEYDANKNPIRINNIVVSHQHDPDIPQDFLRQTIIEKIIKPTIASKSMLDENIKYYINPSGNFVIGGPTGDTGLTGRKIIADSYGGFARHGGGAYSGKDATKVDRSAAYMARYIAKNMVAAGISKEFEIQLAYAIGISKPISIKITTGISNNEYEKKILSFIINNFDLTPNGIIKKLKLREAIYSKTCTYGHFGKNELEWEKLDFVDIIKKEFKI, encoded by the coding sequence ATGCTTAATAATAATCTAACATCAACATCTGAAGCTGTATCCGAAGGACATCCTGACAAAATTGCAGATCAAATTTCTGATGCTATACTTGATGAAATACTCAAAAGAGATAAAATGGCAAAAGTCGCATGTGAAGCTTTAGTTTCACAGAACTTAGTAGTTATAGCAGGAGAGATAAATAGCAAAGCAAAAAATGAACTAGATGTAAAAGAAATTGCAAAACAGACAATAAAAAATATTGGATATACAAACATAGAATACGGACTTGACTATAAATCCGCTACAATAATCGATGCAATTGGTTCCCAATCAATTGACATTACAAATGCAGTTGAGAAAAAGAATACAAAAGATATAGGAGCAGGAGATCAAGGAATAATCTTTGGTTATGCATGTAATGAGACTGAAAATTTCTTACCTATAGCATATGAACTATCTAACTTAATCCTGCAAAAAGCTAGCAAACTCAGAAAATCAGGTGAAATTAAATGGCTACGCCCTGATGCAAAATCCCAAGTCACCATTGAATATGATGCTAACAAAAATCCTATTAGAATCAATAATATTGTTGTCTCTCATCAACATGATCCTGATATCCCTCAAGATTTCTTAAGACAAACGATTATTGAAAAAATTATAAAACCTACAATTGCAAGCAAATCAATGCTTGACGAGAATATCAAATATTATATTAACCCCTCAGGCAATTTTGTCATCGGAGGACCCACTGGAGACACAGGTCTTACAGGAAGAAAAATTATTGCTGACAGTTATGGTGGATTTGCCAGACATGGCGGCGGTGCTTATAGTGGCAAAGATGCTACTAAGGTCGACAGATCAGCAGCTTACATGGCAAGATACATTGCCAAGAATATGGTAGCAGCAGGTATTTCTAAAGAATTTGAAATACAACTTGCTTATGCTATTGGAATTTCCAAGCCAATATCTATTAAAATAACCACAGGTATAAGTAACAATGAATATGAAAAAAAAATATTAAGTTTTATTATAAATAACTTTGATCTAACTCCCAACGGCATAATCAAAAAATTAAAACTAAGAGAAGCCATTTACTCTAAGACATGCACATACGGACATTTTGGGAAAAATGAACTAGAATGGGAAAAATTAGATTTTGTAGATATAATAAAAAAGGAATTCAAAATATGA
- a CDS encoding S-ribosylhomocysteine lyase, whose product MNKIPSFAIDHTKLKPGIYISRKDTFENLILTTVDIRMKTPGKEPVINNAELHTIEHIGATLLRNNKVWAEKILYFGPMGCRTGFYLILIGNYESQDLIDLISWLFHEIANFQGNVIGATEKECGNYQDHNLNMAKYESKRYLAILANIKEENLIYP is encoded by the coding sequence ATGAATAAGATACCAAGCTTTGCAATTGATCACACAAAATTAAAACCCGGAATATATATCTCAAGAAAAGATACATTTGAGAATTTAATACTCACTACTGTGGATATTAGGATGAAAACTCCTGGCAAAGAGCCTGTAATCAACAATGCAGAACTACATACAATTGAACACATAGGAGCAACGCTGTTGAGAAACAACAAAGTCTGGGCTGAGAAAATACTGTACTTTGGACCAATGGGCTGCAGAACTGGATTTTACTTAATTCTTATAGGTAATTACGAAAGCCAAGATCTTATTGATTTAATATCTTGGCTTTTTCATGAGATCGCAAATTTTCAAGGAAATGTTATAGGAGCAACTGAAAAAGAATGTGGTAATTATCAAGATCATAATCTAAACATGGCAAAGTATGAATCCAAGCGGTATTTAGCAATATTAGCAAACATCAAAGAAGAAAACCTAATATATCCCTAA
- a CDS encoding HIT family protein, whose product MSDCIFCKIVKNEIFCYKVYEDDLVLAFLDINPLNIGHTLVIPKQHSNDALNMSDELNGQVFRVCKRVALSLKRLGLDICSGVNIYSAIGSDAGQVIFHTHFHVVPRFQGDNFVFTKDSNIELSGDEFLNLSKKISQNIEDFS is encoded by the coding sequence TTGAGTGATTGTATTTTTTGCAAAATTGTTAAGAATGAGATTTTCTGTTATAAAGTTTATGAGGATGACTTAGTACTTGCTTTTCTTGATATTAATCCTTTAAATATTGGACATACTCTTGTTATTCCAAAGCAACATAGCAATGATGCTTTGAATATGAGTGATGAACTTAATGGACAGGTATTTAGGGTTTGTAAGCGAGTAGCCCTTTCTTTGAAAAGGTTGGGGTTGGATATTTGTAGTGGAGTTAATATTTATAGTGCAATTGGTTCCGATGCCGGGCAGGTTATTTTTCATACTCATTTTCATGTAGTTCCGAGATTTCAGGGCGATAATTTTGTTTTTACAAAAGATAGTAACATTGAACTTTCAGGAGATGAATTTTTGAATTTATCTAAAAAGATAAGTCAAAATATTGAAGATTTTTCTTAA
- the mgtE gene encoding magnesium transporter → MIDVVFLKTLLKEKRYSDIKEELLKYDAFDISEALKKLSGSDLILLYRFLPKKVAVEAFSNFDQVTKNKLANSFTNREIREMIDELNLDDVIDLLEEVPANVVQRFLASSTEENREIINKFLSYSDDSAGSIVTIEYIELKDYFRVGEALDYIRKVAKTKEDVYTYYITDEEKRLKGVVKIDDLILSSDNVIISEIMKSSGFYIVRVSDEKEDVALLFQNHDISSVPVVDNEGRMIGVIIIDDILEVIQNLNTEDFQIMAAVTPLGKSYLDTSIFDMTKNRIIWLLILMISSTLTATIITNYQNLFLSLVILASFIPLLMDTAGNAGSQASALIIRELALGTLKVKDFFRVLLKEVCVSILVGSILASVNFLRIVLFVIPEHNERFRIAFVVSACLMIGLMVAKVLGGLLPILAKFVRLDPALMAGPLITTIADVVTLIAYFNIASLILTNYF, encoded by the coding sequence ATGATAGATGTTGTATTTTTAAAAACCTTGCTTAAAGAGAAGAGATATTCTGATATAAAGGAAGAGCTTTTAAAATACGATGCTTTTGATATTAGTGAAGCTTTAAAGAAACTTAGTGGTTCTGATTTGATTTTGCTTTATAGGTTTCTCCCCAAAAAGGTTGCTGTTGAAGCTTTTTCTAACTTTGATCAAGTCACAAAAAATAAATTGGCTAATTCTTTTACAAACAGAGAAATAAGAGAGATGATAGACGAATTAAATCTTGATGATGTTATTGATCTTTTAGAAGAAGTTCCGGCGAATGTTGTGCAAAGGTTTTTAGCAAGTTCTACTGAGGAAAATAGAGAAATTATTAATAAATTCTTGTCTTATAGTGATGACTCTGCTGGTTCAATTGTGACAATAGAATATATTGAACTTAAAGATTATTTTCGTGTTGGAGAAGCTCTTGATTATATTAGGAAAGTTGCAAAAACTAAGGAGGATGTTTATACCTATTATATTACAGATGAAGAAAAACGGTTAAAAGGTGTTGTAAAGATTGATGATTTAATATTGTCTAGTGATAATGTTATTATTTCTGAAATAATGAAGAGTAGCGGATTTTATATTGTAAGAGTTAGTGATGAGAAAGAAGATGTCGCTCTTCTCTTTCAGAATCATGATATCTCGAGTGTTCCTGTTGTCGATAATGAAGGACGAATGATAGGAGTCATTATTATTGATGATATTCTTGAGGTTATTCAGAATTTAAATACGGAAGATTTTCAAATAATGGCTGCGGTTACTCCTTTAGGTAAGTCGTATCTTGATACTTCTATTTTTGACATGACAAAAAACAGAATAATTTGGCTTTTGATACTTATGATATCTTCTACTTTGACTGCCACTATAATTACTAATTATCAGAATTTGTTCTTATCTTTAGTTATTTTAGCTAGTTTTATTCCACTTTTAATGGATACTGCAGGTAATGCTGGTTCTCAGGCATCTGCATTGATTATTCGTGAGCTTGCGCTTGGGACTCTTAAGGTAAAGGATTTTTTTAGGGTTCTACTTAAAGAAGTATGTGTTAGCATCTTAGTTGGTTCAATTCTTGCTAGTGTTAATTTCTTAAGAATTGTACTTTTTGTAATTCCTGAGCATAATGAGAGATTTAGAATAGCTTTTGTTGTTTCTGCATGTTTGATGATAGGGTTGATGGTAGCCAAAGTATTGGGAGGTCTTTTACCTATTTTAGCCAAGTTTGTGAGACTAGATCCAGCTTTAATGGCAGGACCTCTAATTACTACTATTGCTGACGTTGTTACCTTAATTGCTTATTTTAATATAGCGAGCTTAATATTGACTAATTATTTTTAG